The window TGGATACACCACGCTCTTCGGCAACTTCCGCAAACGTTCTGAGTGTTGCTAGGGCATCAACGGTTGCTCGAGCATTATTTAACGGATTACTTGACCCAAGTTGTTTGGCAAGAACGTTCTTTACGCCAGCAAGTTCTAGAACAGTCCGAACTGCACCCCCTGCAATTACACCTGTACCCGGAGCTGCAGGCCGCATTAATACCTTGGCACCGCCGCCGACACCAGTCGCAGGATGAGGAATGGAGCTCGCCTTCGTCAATGGCACATCAACCAAGTGCTTCTTACCATCAGCAACTCCCTTACGTACCGCTCCAATGACATCACTGGCTTTACCAACGCCAACGCCAACCTGGCCACGTTCATTGCCCACAATCACAATGGCTCGAAAACTCAGTTTTTTGCCCCCTTTAACAACCTTAGTCACACGTCGGATCTGAACAACTCTTTCTTGCCAATCAGTTTCTTTCTCGCGTGCACGGCTTCCCTTACGACGATTTGCCATTCCTCTAGTCCTTGTCTACATAAATAAACAAATGCTGTGTGCAGTAGTAGTCCCTAGAAATCTAGACCATTTTCGCGTGCTGCATCAGCTAGTGCTTTGATGCGGCCATGGTAGAGCTTACCACCACGGTCAAAAACAACTTGGCGAATGCCTTTTTCAAGTGCACGCTCTGCAATAAGTTTGCCGACATGAGTGGATGCCTCACAGGTGCTACCGGAACTCAAAGCAGACTTTAGATCGGGATCTAAAGTAGAAGCCGACGCCAAAGTTTGATGAAGTGTATCATCAATAACTTGAGCATAGATATGCTGATTGGAACGGAAGACTGCCAGACGCGGTCGCTCTGATGTTCCAAACACTTTGCGACGAATGCGAGCATGGCGACGTCTTGTAGATTCCGTACGAGTACGTTTCATCTTTACTTCTTCCCTGCCTTACCAACTTTGCGTCTTACAAACTCACCGGAATAGCGAATCCCTTTACCCTTATAAGGCTCCGGAGGACGAACTGCACGAATCGTAGCAGCTACGTTTCCCACCACTTCTTTGTCAATTCCGCTAACAATCACATTTGTGTTGTTTTCCACAGCAACTTGAACGCCATCAGGGGGAGTAATCTGAACAGGATTGCTATATCCTACGTTCAGAGTGAGGTTACGCCCTTGAACCTGAGCTCGATAACCTACGCCTTGTATTTCCAGCTTCTTCTGAAAACCTTGTGAAACCCCCTCAACCATGTTGGCGAGAAGTGTCCGAGATAAGCCATGACGCTGACGAGCAATACGAGAGTCGTTACGACGTTTCACTAAAACAACGTTATCGTCTTGGACAATTTCCACTTCCTCAGGTAGAACCCTGGATAACTCACCCTTGGGTCCTTTCACTGAAACATTCTGACCGTTGATAGAAACGGTCACCTTTTGGGGAAGGGGAATAGGACGCTTACCAATACGGGACATAATTAATGAACTCCTGCACTGTCAACAGCAACGAAAGCTATGCATCGAGATTGCAGAACGGGTCTACCAAACATAGCAAAGAACCTCTCCTCCTAATCCTTGCTGGCGAGCATCCCGATCAGTCATGATTCCACTAGATGTGGAGATGATGGCGATTCCAATTCCTCCCAGTACTCGCGGAAGATCTTTGCGGTTTGAGTAAACTCTCAGTCCCGGTTTGCTAACTCGCTTTAGAGCTCTAATAATTGGCTGATTGCCCTTACCTTTGTATTTCAGGGTAATTACCAGATGCTTTTTAACGCCTTCGCCCGCTTCCGTGAAGTCAGCAATAAACCCTTCTTCTACGAGAACTCGAGCAATGTTGCGAGTCATCTTAGTGGAGGGAACTTCCGTAGTCCGGTGCCGCGCAAGGCTTGCGTTCCGAATGCGCGTTAGCATATCTGCAATGATGTCGTTCGCTGCCATAGCTTCCTCTTCGTGAAAATGCCTCAGTTGTCCCGGAAGGGCATACCAAATTCTTTGAGAAGAGCGCGACCCTCTTCATCGGTGTTCGCGGTTGTCACGATCGAGATATCCATCCCGCGAATTTGATCAATGCCGTCATAGCTAATTTCTGGAAATAAGAGTTGCTCTCGTAGACCCAGAGTGTAGTTGCCGCGTCCATCAAAGCTCTTTGGGCTGACTCCTCGAAAGTCGCGGATTCGAGGAAGTCCCAAGTTGATCAGACGATTTACAAACGCATACATGCGATCAGAACGAAGGGTTACCATCAAACCAATAGGCATACCCTGTCTGATTTTGAATCCGGCGATCGCCTTCTTAGCACGAGTTACTACGGGCTTCTGACCGGTAATAATGGCAAATTCGTTGATAGATGCCTCAAGCGCCTTTGCGTTTTGCGCTGCTTCACCCAGTCCACGATTCACCATCACTTTGACAAGTTTAGGAACTTGGTGGATATTTTCATACTGGAATTGCTCCATTAACTTCGGAACAATTTTTTCCTTGTAGAGCTCTTTTAATGCTTCCGTCATAGCTTTGCCTTACAACTGCCCTGGTCTTTGTCAGGGATAATATGGAACCGTTTGTTCGATAACGCGATCGTCGTAACAAATCGCTGCATACGAGTCGAACTTAATCAATAATTTCGCCTGTTTTCTTGAGCATCCGCACCTTGCGTCCCTCTTCGTTAAAGGTATAGCAAACACGACTTGCCACTTTCTTTTTCGAGGAGTAAAGCATGACGTTTGAGCTATGGATAGGACCTTCAAAGGTGACAATCTGACCAGACTCGCCCTCCTGTTGGGGCTTAACGTGCTTGGTCTTTGTATTGACGCCTTGAACAACAACTTGACTGGTCTTGGGGATAGTTCTTAAAACTTCACCCACTTTCCCCTTATCACTACCAGCTATGACTTGAACGGTGTCGCCCTTCTTAACGTGCATTTTGTAGCGCTTCGGCTTAGAGGTTTTAGCGTTTGCCACTTAGAGTACCTCCGGTGCAAGGGATACAATCTTCATAAAGTTCTTGTCACGCAATTCACGTGCGACAGGGCCAAAAACACGGGTACCCCTGGGGTTACCTTCGGCGTTGATGATCACTGCTGCATTATCGTCGAACCGAATGCTCATGCCGCTTTCTCGGCACAAAGACTTTTTAGTGCGAACGATGACCGCCCTAACGACGTCTGACTTTTTAACCGCCATATTGGGAAGAGCGTCTTTAACAACAGCAATCACAACATCACCGACACCTGCGTATCTACGATTGCCTCCGAGGACACGGATACACATCAGCTTTCGGGCACCACTGTTGTCTGCCACATTCAAGTAAGTTTCCTGTTGAATCATGTCAAATGACCTCCTGTTTTACACATTCGATGCGCTATTGAGGACTTCTGCCACAACCCAACGCTTGGTGCGGCTCAATGGACGTGTTTCTTGAATGCGAACGCGATCGCCCACACGACAAGAATTTTCTTCATCATGAGCCTTGTAACGCTTCGTCTTAACAACGATTTTGCGATACTTGGGATGAGGTGCACGGTTTTCGACAGCGACAACGACTGTTTTGTCCATTTTGTCGCTCACGACTAATCCGACCCGTTCTTTAACCGCCATTCGTCTCTACTCCTCTTGTGCTGTCGATGATGAACTAGATGCCTGCTCTGCCAACTGGCGCTGACGCTCTAACGTCATCAACTGCGACAAACGATGACGAGCATGCTTAAATTCGTGAGACTTTTCCAGACGGCGAGTAGCTTTTTGAAAACGCAATTCGAACAGTTGCTTTTTAACTGCAACAATTTCATCGCTCAGTTCCTGATCCGTCAGGCTGCGGATGTCTTCCATCTTTGAAAGTGGCATACCTACACCTCTTGCTCACGCGTAATAAACTTAGTTTTAATAGGAAGCTTGTAGGATGCTAGTCGCATCGCTTCACGCGCGGTTGGTTCCGGTACGCCTGAGATTTCGAACAAAACTCGTCCAGGCTTTACAACTGCTACCCAATACTCCGGATTTCCCTTACCAGAACCCATTCGGGTCTCAGCAGGTCGCATCGTCACAGGTTTATCAGGGAAAATGCGAATCCAAATCTTTCCGCCCCGACGAATATAGCGAGTCATAGCTCGACGACTTGCTTCAATTTGGCGAGATGTAATCCAGTGGGGCTCCAAGGCTTGCAACGCGAACTCCCCAAAATTAATCAAGTTACCTCGGGTTGCCATACCGCGCATTCGTCCACGCTGCTGCTTGCGGAATTTAGTTCTTCTCGGACTCAACATGACTCAATACCTTAGATTTCAGAGTGTCAGACCGTAATGCGATGAATCAGACCTTAAACTTAAGATTCGTTCGAGCGATCTTCGAACTGTTGGCGACGACGCTGCTGCTGACGACGACGCGGCTGAACATTTGCACTAGGCGCAGCAACCTCTTCTTGGCCTGGAATGACTTCCCCTTTGAAAACCCATACTTTGATGCCTAGAATTCCGTAAATTGTTTGTGCCGTGCAGTAGTGATAGTCAATATCAGCACGCAATGTATGGAGGGGGACCTTGCCTTCTCGGGTATACTCTGTTCGCGCAATTTCAGCACCGTTCAAGCGACCGCTAACTTGAATCTTAATGCCCTCCACGCCTGCCCGCTGCGCCCGCTGAATCGCTTGACGAACAACACGACGGAACGAAACTCGTCGCTCAAGCTGCTGAGCGACATACTCACCGATCAATACTGCATCAGCATCTACCCGTGCTACCTCAACAACATTGATTCGAATTTGACGATTTGGATCGTTGAGAAGCTTTTGCAAACCTGCTCTTAGGGATTCAATACCAGCTCCACCGCGACCTACAACAACACCAGGCCGAGCTGTTTTAATTTCCAGCTCAATCTGATCAGCTTTGCGCTCAATGCGAACATCAGCGATTCCAGCATTTTTCAGATCCTTATCTGTTGCAATATAGTTGCGAATCCGATAGTCTTCTTGCAGCAGTTCTGGATAACGCTTAGCCTCGGCAAACCAACGAGAACGATGGTCTTGAGTGATGCCCAGACGAAATCCGGTTGGGTGAATCTTCTGTCCCACGATATCCCCTTTGTCAAATTCTCTGCGTAACGTCTAAATCACGAACATAAACTAATGAGTCAAACAGCTTAAAGTTTAAGCACTCTAAGCCTCTTCGCTTGGAGCCACCGCAATTGTAATATGGCAAGTTGGCTTACGAAT of the Synechococcales cyanobacterium T60_A2020_003 genome contains:
- the rpsE gene encoding 30S ribosomal protein S5 translates to MANRRKGSRAREKETDWQERVVQIRRVTKVVKGGKKLSFRAIVIVGNERGQVGVGVGKASDVIGAVRKGVADGKKHLVDVPLTKASSIPHPATGVGGGAKVLMRPAAPGTGVIAGGAVRTVLELAGVKNVLAKQLGSSNPLNNARATVDALATLRTFAEVAEERGVS
- a CDS encoding 50S ribosomal protein L18 is translated as MKRTRTESTRRRHARIRRKVFGTSERPRLAVFRSNQHIYAQVIDDTLHQTLASASTLDPDLKSALSSGSTCEASTHVGKLIAERALEKGIRQVVFDRGGKLYHGRIKALADAARENGLDF
- the rplF gene encoding 50S ribosomal protein L6, giving the protein MSRIGKRPIPLPQKVTVSINGQNVSVKGPKGELSRVLPEEVEIVQDDNVVLVKRRNDSRIARQRHGLSRTLLANMVEGVSQGFQKKLEIQGVGYRAQVQGRNLTLNVGYSNPVQITPPDGVQVAVENNTNVIVSGIDKEVVGNVAATIRAVRPPEPYKGKGIRYSGEFVRRKVGKAGKK
- the rpsH gene encoding 30S ribosomal protein S8; the encoded protein is MAANDIIADMLTRIRNASLARHRTTEVPSTKMTRNIARVLVEEGFIADFTEAGEGVKKHLVITLKYKGKGNQPIIRALKRVSKPGLRVYSNRKDLPRVLGGIGIAIISTSSGIMTDRDARQQGLGGEVLCYVW
- the rplE gene encoding 50S ribosomal protein L5 encodes the protein MTEALKELYKEKIVPKLMEQFQYENIHQVPKLVKVMVNRGLGEAAQNAKALEASINEFAIITGQKPVVTRAKKAIAGFKIRQGMPIGLMVTLRSDRMYAFVNRLINLGLPRIRDFRGVSPKSFDGRGNYTLGLREQLLFPEISYDGIDQIRGMDISIVTTANTDEEGRALLKEFGMPFRDN
- a CDS encoding 50S ribosomal protein L24, coding for MHVKKGDTVQVIAGSDKGKVGEVLRTIPKTSQVVVQGVNTKTKHVKPQQEGESGQIVTFEGPIHSSNVMLYSSKKKVASRVCYTFNEEGRKVRMLKKTGEIID
- the rplN gene encoding 50S ribosomal protein L14, which codes for MIQQETYLNVADNSGARKLMCIRVLGGNRRYAGVGDVVIAVVKDALPNMAVKKSDVVRAVIVRTKKSLCRESGMSIRFDDNAAVIINAEGNPRGTRVFGPVARELRDKNFMKIVSLAPEVL
- the rpsQ gene encoding 30S ribosomal protein S17 encodes the protein MAVKERVGLVVSDKMDKTVVVAVENRAPHPKYRKIVVKTKRYKAHDEENSCRVGDRVRIQETRPLSRTKRWVVAEVLNSASNV
- a CDS encoding 50S ribosomal protein L29, whose product is MPLSKMEDIRSLTDQELSDEIVAVKKQLFELRFQKATRRLEKSHEFKHARHRLSQLMTLERQRQLAEQASSSSSTAQEE
- the rplP gene encoding 50S ribosomal protein L16 is translated as MLSPRRTKFRKQQRGRMRGMATRGNLINFGEFALQALEPHWITSRQIEASRRAMTRYIRRGGKIWIRIFPDKPVTMRPAETRMGSGKGNPEYWVAVVKPGRVLFEISGVPEPTAREAMRLASYKLPIKTKFITREQEV
- the rpsC gene encoding 30S ribosomal protein S3, with protein sequence MGQKIHPTGFRLGITQDHRSRWFAEAKRYPELLQEDYRIRNYIATDKDLKNAGIADVRIERKADQIELEIKTARPGVVVGRGGAGIESLRAGLQKLLNDPNRQIRINVVEVARVDADAVLIGEYVAQQLERRVSFRRVVRQAIQRAQRAGVEGIKIQVSGRLNGAEIARTEYTREGKVPLHTLRADIDYHYCTAQTIYGILGIKVWVFKGEVIPGQEEVAAPSANVQPRRRQQQRRRQQFEDRSNES